CCTATACCTGTTCTCAACCAAACCAGGAAAACCGGTTTATTGATACGACCTTCCTGGCGACCGAAATCCCTTTTTTACCGGTCTCTTTGGGGCTCCAGGCCAGGGCCTTCAAGTTGCGGCTCCTTTCCTCCCAAAAGAAGGGGCGATTTCTTCAGCCCCATCTACCTGTTAAGGAATTTTTAACCCGGATTACCGAAGAAAGGATTTCTCCCCCGGAATCGGAAGAGGTGCCGGCCCTTCATCGGCAAGTTTTTGTCGGCGAGACCGTCAGCCTGGTCTATGCCCCTATTTTATTAAGAGAAGGGAGGGTCTTTGACGGACTCGGAGACCGTATCCTGGGTAAGGCCAGGGAAGCCGATTTCGAGCCATTTCCTGTCCATGTTCAGGAAGAGTCCTGGCAGGTCCAATTTATTCCCATCCTTTGTCCCTATTGCGGGGCGGACCTGCAAGGAGAGAAGGATACCCAGGTCCTGTTGTGCCGGAATTGTGACCGGGTCTGGGAATATTCAAAGGAGGGATTAAAAAAGCTGGATGCCGGGATCATAGATGCTTTAGGGGGGCAGCCCCCTTATTTTATCCCCTTTTGGAGGATCCGGGCCAGGGTCAGCGGAAGGTCCCCCCGGGGAATAACCAAACTGGCCCGGCTGGTTGTCCCTCCGGAAGAAAAGGGGGCCAACGGAGAAAAGGAAGAATTATTTTTCTGGTTGCCGGCCTTTAAAATTTCCCCTTCCCTTTTCTTAAACCTGTCCAAAGCGGTCAGCTTTCGCCGGCCTCTAAAGGTTCAGTTCCTGGAAAAGGTGCCCAAAGGCAATTATTATCCGGTCACCCTTTCCTGGGATCAGGTCAGGGAAGGGTTGGAGGCTGTTTGGGCCGACCTTTCCAAAGACCATCTTTCCCTTAATCTTCCCGAAATAAAAATCGAGCCCCTGGATCATCTCCTGGTTTTTATCCCTTTTCATCTCCAGGGCGGCGAATTGGTCCAGGAGGAAATGTCGGTCGGAATCAACCGGAAGGCCCTCCATTTCGGGAGATTCCTGTAAGGATTTCTTGCACCCGGCCCACCAGGCCGTTTGTCAGGCGCACCTTGATTCCATGAGGATGATGAGGAGATTTCGTTAGAATGTCCTGAACGATTCCTTCGGTCAGTTTCCCGGATCGTTGATCCTGTTTCTGGACGACCTGCACCCGGCCCCCCGGTTTAATATCGGCCCTATTTTTTCCATTCATTAGAGGTTCTTTCAAAAGTCTAAATTTTCCCAAAGGCTCTTTTTTGAGGAGTTTAAATATTGCCGGAAGAAAAGTCAAGGTCGATCATCCGCTGGCCTACCACTCACATTTTATACTTCGGCAAGAGTTTGGGGTTGAGGCCCTTGCCAAGGATAAAAGGTAAAAGGAATTGAGTAGATGATCCTTGGCCGTTATGCTACTATAGAATCCGTCAGAGTAAAGGATTTTTTGCAAGACCGGCAAGTTATCTATCCTTAAATTTTTGTAGAGGATTCACCTGAATTATCCAAAAAACAATTTCTGCCGACCCAAAGGAGGATGAAATGAGCCCCAAAAATGCGATACTTTCGGTGATGTTCGTTCTTTGCATCTTGACGCTGGTTGGCTGTGCCGCCGGTCCGAACTCCGCTCTCCATACGGCTGCCGCCAATGGAACTATCGCCGGGTTCTGGCTTGGCCTGTGGCATGGGATAATCTCGCCGATCACATTCATCCTCTCGCTCTTCTCGAACAGTGTGAACTTCTACGAAGTGCATAACAACGGCGGGTGGTACAACTTCGGTTTCGTGCTCGGTGCAGGCATTCTTTTCGGCGGCAGTGGAAAGGCCTTCTAATCAGAATTAATTTTTCAGTAAAATAATTATGAGAACCCTCGGGGGGGAAAATGATGAATTTAAACGGCAGGGTGGCTATGGTGACCGGAGGTGGAAGGGGAATCGGCCGGGGGATCTCACTGGCGATGGCGAAGGCAGGGGCCGACATCGCTGTTGTTTACCGAAAGGATGAAAAAGCTGCCGAAGAAACGATAAGGGAGATCCAATCACTTTCACGAAAAGCCGCGGCCTTTCGAGCCGACGTAACGGATTATGGTAGCGTAAAAGAGGCCGTTAACCTGGCTATCGGTCTCTTTGGAAAGATCGATATTCTGGTCAACAACGCCGGTATCGCTTCACGGGGCAATGCCGTTTACGATACGGACGCCCAGGAGATGGAAAGGGTCATCAGGACCCATGTTTTCGGGTCTTTTTATTTTACGCAAGCCGTGTTGCCGAGTATGCGTCAACAACCCCGAGGCGATATCTTATTCATTTCTTCCATTGCCGCGGAAGTGATGATGCCTAACGGGTCTCCCTACAATATGGCCAAGACGGCCATGGAAGCCCTGGCCCTGACTCTAGCCAAGGAAGAAGTGGTCCATGGAATTCATGTGAATGTTATTCGGCCGGGGCTTGTGGAAACCGACATGGGGGCTCGTCTGGCGAAGGCGACAGCAGGAGTCAAGGACATCAAAGAGCTTTATGCCCATTCACCCTTTAGGCGGGTTGGCCAGCCCTATGACATCGGGAATGCCGCCGCCTTCCTGGCTTCCGATAAAGCGGCCTATATCACGGGAGCGATTATTAAAGTCAGTGGAGGGGCGTAAGAAGCCGATCTCAAGAAAATTGGATTTCGGCTTTTGCCAGAATGGCTCCAATGCTTTGAAATAAGACAATAAGTTCTTAAGTTAACGGCATTAGGCCGGACCAACCGAACGTATTGAATTCTCTAAAGTTTCCTCGGTAAAGCCAGGTTGGCCTGTTTTAACAGCGGCCACCGCATCGAGGACCACTTCGTTAATGTTACCGAAAGGGTCCCTTTATTTTTGAATTAACCCCCTATATATTGCCGTTTGATGCAGAAATGGCTTTTCCATCTTGCCGGGGCCCGGAAACCCACAATATATTCTTCGTCCGGGTGTCCGACCGGGAACTCATGGGTTGCATCGGTATCACTCCAGATGCCCTTTTGCTTACGGATTTCCCTCTGCTCAACCAGCCAGTCTCTATAGCTCTCAAATACGATGTGTCCACCCGGACCATCCAGACGTGCCGCCCTGATGCGGCCATTTAATTCTATCCACAGGGCCCTGTCCTTTTCCGAAATCTTCAGGGGTTTCACATCTAATTCGTAGCCGAGTTTCTTATGCGTTTGTCCGGCCACGGCGGCGTAGATCTGTTGATCCCGGAGGCTGAGCAGATCCTTATAGATGCCGACATATTTATCGGAGACCGGAAGACCCAGCGGCGCATGATCCCTCTGGCTTCCCCGTTTTCGGGCCATGGGGGTCTTATAAAATGCCAGCATATTAGGAGAATAGGACTCTCCCAGGAAATCACAAATAGTCTTGAGGATTTTTACAGGTGCCCGGACCAGTTCTTCATAACGTATGTCCAGCCAGGTCGAAGAGTCATATTTGCGGCGGAAGGGTTTTACAAAAGTATTGGCCAGGTTCCAGGTTTGGGCCGCGTCGTACAGGTTCCCCGCGCCGAAGGCCGACTCCAGGCTGGTGGCGCAGGCATCCCGGCCGTCCCGAACGATAAAAATAAACTGGGCATTAGGAAAATTCTCCAGTATCTGAGGAACAAAGAAGAGATTATTGGGGGTCTTTTGTCCCCATCGGGGTTTGTTTCCAAACTCTTTAGCATAGCGAAGATGCATGGCGGTGTAAAGGCCTGCGAAACTGCGTTCAGGGGACAGGGAAATAATTTCGTCCACTGCGGTTGTCGGGTTCAACCCCATTCCCCACAGGGGCTGATTCAGGCCGAAAAGCATCTCCGCAGCCATTGTCCGGAAATTGCGGTCAAGAGAAAGGGCGCCGTAAGTATGGCGCCAGGGATAAATGCGGGGGAAAAGCCATCCCACTTCAGGGATGGCCAGGCGTGGATGGCAGCCCAGCATAGCCATTAATAAAGTGGTGCCCGATCGTTCGTATCCTATGATAAAAACTGGTTTTTCTTTTAACTCGATGGTCATAAACCCTCCTCCTGGAGCGGTCAGCCCTCAGCTTTTAGCTATCAGCAAAATCCATTACCATTAATGGGTTAACTGAAGGCTGAAAGCTTCACTCGGAACTCTTTGATTTCCGTATGGTTTAATTATACACCATCTTAAAATTTATAGGTATCGTCTAAACGATAAATGGGAGATCCGTTACATTTAAATTTAGTTGACATATTTTTAATTTTATATATAAAATTCAAACAAATGGGAGCCTCCAACAAACATACCCACTGGCATCTGAATAAAGATGATTTTTTTTGGGAACTCGCTTCTGAAAAGGAAGAATTCGTCGCTTTATCGATAAAACGGAACCTTAAAAAGAATCAATCCATTTTTTTAGAGGAAGATCCCGGAGATTCTGCTTTTTATCTGGAGAATGGCGCAGTCAAAATCTTCCGTATCAGTTCCTGTGGGAAAGAATCCATCGTTTTTATTCGGCATCCGGGTGAGATGTTCGGATTGGCCGAAGCCATCTGCAATAAGAACAGGGCCTGCAACGCCCAGGCAATGACCCATTGCACCCTTTATGAGATTAAACGGAAAGAGCTTGAAATACTTCTTTCCCGTCACTTTCCCCTTGCCAAAAGGGTGATGGAGATCATGGGTAAACGACTCAGGTATCTCGGTGAACAGGTTGAAAATCTTATGGTCTGCGATGTGACCACCCGATTGTTAAAACTCTTGATTTACCTCAGTTACTCCAGTGCATTTGATTCCGATGTCCTCAATGATCCCATAACCGTTCCGACGCACCTGACCCAGGAGAAGATTGCCGAGATGATCGGTTCCTGTCAACAGACCGTGAGTGAAACCTTGAAGCAACTGGAACAGGATGGAATTATAAACATATCCAGAAAAAAAATTACCCTGCTCAAACCTGCCGAGATCATGGCCCGCCTTTATCTTTAAATAAAGTTTCAAGTCTATAAAACCTCGAAGCGGCTACAGCAATAAGCTATGGGCGACATAACCTATAAATTTGTTTCTTTACTTATAGCCTCTGGCCCATTGCCCATAGCCCTCTTTTGATCTATTTTCATCCTTTGTGGCGCCCCTGCCCCATCCCCCTTCACCAAGGGGCCTGTAAAAACTTGACAGATAACCCGCCCGTCAGCCATTTATCGGCTATCCGATAGAATTTTTATTTCCCTTTAGGCAGAATCGCCGTTAGAAACAAAAAATTGGGACATTTTGTCATTCCGGACTCCATCCCGGAGGGCGAAAGCCGGAATCCAGTGTTTTTTGATAAGTTTGCCCGGCCTGGATTCCCGCCTGCGCGGGAATGACGACTTCCAAATAACTTAGCTTTTTGAAAAACAATTTTCACCGCAGAGCTGCAAAGGGCGCAAAGAGGGAATAAATTTTCCTTTCTGTTGAGAGGACAGAAAGGAAAAAGCTTTCGCAACCCTCCGGGGTGTAGGCCCCTACGGGCCGGAAACCCTTCTGCCGGCTTCCAAACGGAAGCCTTTGTTTAAGGTCGACGAAGTCGACCGCGTAATTATTTGGTCGGAGGCCAGGGATGTTTTGTTCAATCCCGCCTCTCACGGGATTGAACAAAGATGTTTCTCTCTGCGTTCTTCGCGCCTTTGCGGTGAAAAAGGGTCTCTTTTCAAACAACTAAAGTGTTACAATTTTTAGAATAAGCCAAGTAAGAATCAGTTGCATAAACAGAAAAAAACGAAGGAGGAGAAAAAAATGAAAAGAATTTTGATGCTTTTTTTATCGGTTCTGTTACTTATCACCCCTGTAATCGGATCGGCGGCAGAAATCAAGTTCGGGTTGCTTCCGAGGCTTCCGGAAAAACAACTACTTGAAATGTTTACCCCTTTAGCCCAGTACCTTGAAAAGGAAACAGCTATGAAGGTTAATTTAATCATCCCCAAGGATTTTGAGACCTATACCAAACAAGCCATAGCGGGCGATTTTGATATCGGATTCACCAATCCCAATATTTATATCGTGGTCAAAAAAGAGGTGCCCCAGGTGGAACCGCTGGCCTTGGCCTCTGAGCCCGGGGTGGGTACCAAATTGAAAGGGGTCTTCTTCGTTGTTAAGGAGAGTCCTATCAAGACGATAAAAGAGCTTAAAGGAAAGAAGGTCAGTTTTGTTGATCCGGGCTCGGCGGCCGGCTATGTGGCCCAGATGCTCGCACTCCAGAAGGCCGGTATCCGGAAGGAGGAACTATCCATAAGCTTTGCCGGGAAACCGCCAAAGGTCGGTGAGGCCGTCCGGGATGGAAAAGTTGACGCCGGCGGAATGCCGGAATCGGTCTTTAAGAAACTCCCCTTCGAATTCATGCTGAAGGAGATAGGAAAGACGATTGACCTTCCCAACTGGCCGGTCCATACCACCAAGAAGACCGACAAAAAGGTAGCCTCAAAAATAAAAGACGCCTTCCTGAAACTGAAACCAAATTCGACCCAGGCAGAAAATGCGCTGAACAAAGCCAACCTGGAGGGGTTTGTTGCTACCAGTGATAAGGACTTTGACCCCATGAGGGAAGCGGCCAAGGCCGCCGGTACTTTTTGATCGGATAAATTAACGGGTAAAAAGGAGGATTAGATGGAAAAAAAGCATCCGAAACAAGAGACCTATCTGGAAGAGAAGATGAAGGCCATTGAAGAGGCAGAAGAAAAAGAAGTTGCCCAGCCTAAAAAAGCCATCATCGGCCTGATTATCGCCTTTGCGATTCTCTTCATAATTCATTTCAGCCCAACCCTTCCGGGCCTAAGGCCCACTTCCCAGTCAGTGCTGGCCGTTTTCCTCTGGTTTATCACGATTATGGTAACGGACGCCCTGCCAAAGGCCATCGTGGGGTTTGCCTCGCCCATGCTGGTAGTCTTGTTTGCCGGGATCAAACCGGGTGTGGCCTTCAAGGCCTTTTCCACCGATATATTTTTTCTGGCCGGCGGAGCCTTTGTCATTGCCGGGATTATGATGGGAACACCTCTCGGGAAAAGGATCGCCCTGAAAATAGTCACGATGATGAAATCAAGCCGGGTGACAAAAATCCAGACTGGCCTTGGACTGGCAGACGTAGCGGTCGGCTCTGTTTTGCCTACGGTCTCTGAAACGGCCCTTTTCTTGCCGGTTACCAAGGCCATCGGAACCTTAATGAATGGCAAAGAACATTTGCCGGAAGTTAAAAGGATCAACACCGCCTTGCTGCTCCAGACTCCGGGCTTGACCCCCCTTTTTACCGGGGTGCTTATCCTGACCAGCCATTTCCCGAATATCATCCTGGCCGGTCAACTTCAGGCTGAAGGGATTTATATTTCCTGGGTCAAGTGGTTCTGGCTTAATCTGCCTCTCTGGGGGCTCCTCCCTATCATGTTTTGGTACGTTTTTACCTATTTCAAGCTGTGGAAACTCGAAATACCGGGCGCCGAAAAAGAGATACCGAAACTGAAGAAAGAATTAGGCAAGATCAGTTTTGGAGAGATCTGGGCGGTTATCTGTATCCTGATCGGGCTGGCCCTCTGGATAACAGAAGAGTGGCATCAAATAAAATCAGGCATGGTCGCCTTGATAACGGCGACTCTGTTATTTATGCCCTGGGGAAAGATCAAATTTGCAGAAGTGAATAAACATATCATGTGGGACACCTGGGTTTTGCTTGGAGGGGCCATTTCTCTCGGCACCATTCTTTATGATGTAGGAACGGTAACCTGGCTGGCCAATATTATCGTAGAGCCCGTAAGGGATCTCGGTTTGCCCACCTTTCTGATGATGTTTGTCCTGGCCGGTGCGCTGCACATTGCCAGGGCCGGGATAGTCAGCGCCGTGGCCATGGGTGCCGCCTTTATTCCCTTATTGATCGGAATGGCTAAGACCCTTAACCTCGGGGTATTGCCCTTCTCTTTGGTTTTGACCAACTGCCTGAGTTATGCCTTTTTTCTGCCCATATCCATCACCGCCTTTCTCATTGCCTGGGGCGCTTCAGGGGCATCCGGGTGGACGATAATCCGGTTCGGGGCCATCCTTTCCATAATAGCCAATGTCTATGTTCTGGTTGTCCAGACAGCCTGGCTGGCCTTGATCGGATATCCTTTGTAATTTTTCAGCTTCCCTTTATTCCCTCCTGCCAAGGGAGGAGAACCTTGACACCCTCTCCCATCGTGGGAGAGGGTGCGGGTCGGGTGGGTGCAGTTCTATGATGAAGGATTGCCGGGTCTTTCATTGGAGGACATTTTGTTAGGCGGAATTACATGGAAAAACGTTGGTACCTTGATAACCTCGATTTTATCAAAGAATTAACGGAAGACCAGAGAACCTTTTTTTATAAAAACGCTTATAAGAAAAGTTATCCCAAAAATACGGTTATCTTTTCCCCTGGGGACACAGGTAATCTTATCTATTACGTGGAAAGCGGCCGGGTTAAAATTTATAATTTGTCCCCGGGAGGCCGGGAAATTATTTATTGGTTCTGCAACCCCAAGGACCTGTTCGGTCTGGCGGAACTTTGTGGGGGCGAGATGAGGGCTGTCTTCGCTGAAGCCGTTGAAGATACCCAGACACTGGCCATCAATAAAATGAATTTCGTAGAACTCATCAGTAAAAACCCTGAAATTTCCCTGTTGATCATGAGATTATACGGCAGCCGAATCCGTCAGGCCCATGAAACCATCAGGGACCTGGTGGCCTGCGACGTCTCCTCCCGTTTAGCCCAATTGCTCATCAAACTCGGCCAGATCAGCGGTGAACCGACGGAAGGCCGGATCCTGCTGAAGGACAAATTAACCCACCAGGAAATGGCGAATATGATCGGGGCAACCAGGACAACGGTAACGGAGATCATCAATCAATTTAAAAGGGAAGGATTTGTTAAATACGAGGCCGGTAAGATCACCATTCTGAACCTGGAAAAGCTTACCGAACTCATCGATTCATCCGGTTTTATTTTTTAAAAAAATTAAAAATGTCGTCCAGTCAACATCTTTTATCTTCTTTTACTGATAAATATAGAAAAAATACTGACCAACTTTTTTCAGCAAGGAGGGAATAAATGGCAGAGAAAACTTTTAAAAGCCTGGAAGAGATCCCCACCGAGGTAATCGAAACCGATTTACTGGTTGTGGGGGGAGGTAATGCCGGCTGCTTTGCAGCTATTGAGGCCAAAAAACTTAACCCTGATCTGCGCGTCACCATTATGGAAAAGGCCCATATCAGCAGGAGCGGCGCTACCGCAGCCGGGATGGATGCCATTAATACGTATATCCCCGAGGGAAAGACCCCGGAGGATTTGGTGCGCTGGAGCCGTTCCCAGGTGGGCGGTGGACCCATTCGGGAAGACCTGGCCTTAAGCAATGCCCAGAACCTCAATGAAGCCGTGGAGGATCTGGAAAAGTGGGGTCTGCCCATCATCCGGGATGAAGAGGGCAAGCCCCAATATCGCGGAGGCTGGGATATTTCCATCCACGGCGAACAACTCAAACCCATCATGGCCGAAAAGGCCATGGAGATGGGAGCGGAAGTCTACAATCGTGTGGTGGCCACCAACTTGCTGATGGACGGTGATAGATGCGTCGGGGCCATGGGTTTTGGGGTCAAAGACGGCAAGTTTTACGTCTTTCGGGCCAAGGCCACGGTGGTTTCAACCGGTGGGGCCTGCGGCCTGTATAAATCGTACACCAGTGATGCCACCAGCGCCCACCACCAAACCTGGATGTGTCCATTTAATGTCGGTTCGGGATATGCCGTGGGGATTCGCCAGGGCGCGGAAATGACTTCCCTGGAGCAGAGATGGGTAGCCACCCGGACCAAAGATCACTGCGGACCGGTGGATACGATTTCGGTAGGGTACAAATCCAATATCATCAACGCCAAAGGCGAACGCATTTTGCAGAAACACTATGCCCACCTGGGCGGGGATAAGGCCCCGCGATATATTCGTGCCAATGCCCCCATGGAAGAATGGCTGGCCGGAAGAGGGCCTACCTATGCCGATACCACCCACTTGTCACCGGAG
The nucleotide sequence above comes from Deltaproteobacteria bacterium. Encoded proteins:
- a CDS encoding sulfotransferase, which gives rise to MTIELKEKPVFIIGYERSGTTLLMAMLGCHPRLAIPEVGWLFPRIYPWRHTYGALSLDRNFRTMAAEMLFGLNQPLWGMGLNPTTAVDEIISLSPERSFAGLYTAMHLRYAKEFGNKPRWGQKTPNNLFFVPQILENFPNAQFIFIVRDGRDACATSLESAFGAGNLYDAAQTWNLANTFVKPFRRKYDSSTWLDIRYEELVRAPVKILKTICDFLGESYSPNMLAFYKTPMARKRGSQRDHAPLGLPVSDKYVGIYKDLLSLRDQQIYAAVAGQTHKKLGYELDVKPLKISEKDRALWIELNGRIRAARLDGPGGHIVFESYRDWLVEQREIRKQKGIWSDTDATHEFPVGHPDEEYIVGFRAPARWKSHFCIKRQYIGG
- a CDS encoding phosphate/phosphite/phosphonate ABC transporter substrate-binding protein, which encodes MKRILMLFLSVLLLITPVIGSAAEIKFGLLPRLPEKQLLEMFTPLAQYLEKETAMKVNLIIPKDFETYTKQAIAGDFDIGFTNPNIYIVVKKEVPQVEPLALASEPGVGTKLKGVFFVVKESPIKTIKELKGKKVSFVDPGSAAGYVAQMLALQKAGIRKEELSISFAGKPPKVGEAVRDGKVDAGGMPESVFKKLPFEFMLKEIGKTIDLPNWPVHTTKKTDKKVASKIKDAFLKLKPNSTQAENALNKANLEGFVATSDKDFDPMREAAKAAGTF
- a CDS encoding Crp/Fnr family transcriptional regulator, producing MGASNKHTHWHLNKDDFFWELASEKEEFVALSIKRNLKKNQSIFLEEDPGDSAFYLENGAVKIFRISSCGKESIVFIRHPGEMFGLAEAICNKNRACNAQAMTHCTLYEIKRKELEILLSRHFPLAKRVMEIMGKRLRYLGEQVENLMVCDVTTRLLKLLIYLSYSSAFDSDVLNDPITVPTHLTQEKIAEMIGSCQQTVSETLKQLEQDGIINISRKKITLLKPAEIMARLYL
- a CDS encoding glucose 1-dehydrogenase; the protein is MMNLNGRVAMVTGGGRGIGRGISLAMAKAGADIAVVYRKDEKAAEETIREIQSLSRKAAAFRADVTDYGSVKEAVNLAIGLFGKIDILVNNAGIASRGNAVYDTDAQEMERVIRTHVFGSFYFTQAVLPSMRQQPRGDILFISSIAAEVMMPNGSPYNMAKTAMEALALTLAKEEVVHGIHVNVIRPGLVETDMGARLAKATAGVKDIKELYAHSPFRRVGQPYDIGNAAAFLASDKAAYITGAIIKVSGGA
- a CDS encoding anion permease, which produces MEKKHPKQETYLEEKMKAIEEAEEKEVAQPKKAIIGLIIAFAILFIIHFSPTLPGLRPTSQSVLAVFLWFITIMVTDALPKAIVGFASPMLVVLFAGIKPGVAFKAFSTDIFFLAGGAFVIAGIMMGTPLGKRIALKIVTMMKSSRVTKIQTGLGLADVAVGSVLPTVSETALFLPVTKAIGTLMNGKEHLPEVKRINTALLLQTPGLTPLFTGVLILTSHFPNIILAGQLQAEGIYISWVKWFWLNLPLWGLLPIMFWYVFTYFKLWKLEIPGAEKEIPKLKKELGKISFGEIWAVICILIGLALWITEEWHQIKSGMVALITATLLFMPWGKIKFAEVNKHIMWDTWVLLGGAISLGTILYDVGTVTWLANIIVEPVRDLGLPTFLMMFVLAGALHIARAGIVSAVAMGAAFIPLLIGMAKTLNLGVLPFSLVLTNCLSYAFFLPISITAFLIAWGASGASGWTIIRFGAILSIIANVYVLVVQTAWLALIGYPL
- a CDS encoding YwbE family protein; translated protein: MNGKNRADIKPGGRVQVVQKQDQRSGKLTEGIVQDILTKSPHHPHGIKVRLTNGLVGRVQEILTGISRNGGPSG
- a CDS encoding Crp/Fnr family transcriptional regulator; this encodes MEKRWYLDNLDFIKELTEDQRTFFYKNAYKKSYPKNTVIFSPGDTGNLIYYVESGRVKIYNLSPGGREIIYWFCNPKDLFGLAELCGGEMRAVFAEAVEDTQTLAINKMNFVELISKNPEISLLIMRLYGSRIRQAHETIRDLVACDVSSRLAQLLIKLGQISGEPTEGRILLKDKLTHQEMANMIGATRTTVTEIINQFKREGFVKYEAGKITILNLEKLTELIDSSGFIF
- a CDS encoding adenylyl-sulfate reductase subunit alpha codes for the protein MAEKTFKSLEEIPTEVIETDLLVVGGGNAGCFAAIEAKKLNPDLRVTIMEKAHISRSGATAAGMDAINTYIPEGKTPEDLVRWSRSQVGGGPIREDLALSNAQNLNEAVEDLEKWGLPIIRDEEGKPQYRGGWDISIHGEQLKPIMAEKAMEMGAEVYNRVVATNLLMDGDRCVGAMGFGVKDGKFYVFRAKATVVSTGGACGLYKSYTSDATSAHHQTWMCPFNVGSGYAVGIRQGAEMTSLEQRWVATRTKDHCGPVDTISVGYKSNIINAKGERILQKHYAHLGGDKAPRYIRANAPMEEWLAGRGPTYADTTHLSPEDVRDLKIDYLNERPSFVLFLASRGQDISKDPIEIYGSDPYVVGGHTQSGYWVDIKRMTTIPGLFGAGETAGGTPNKFVGGCAAEGKLAARGAVEYLSTLSLPELDGQQVEQEKERVFAPLLRGPEFDGVSPLEMEERMQRLMDEYAGGTSQFYRTNEERLDFALKHLKMLHDQVEYLYAKNLHDLMNAHEVIDRLDVAEVLVHHLKFRKETRWKGWQTRSDYPEMDPKFDCFVESRRNQETGEIETFTRPYEQIVPGDRYQP